The Candida orthopsilosis Co 90-125, chromosome 3 draft sequence sequence TCTTTGTTCAAGGTACTTGGCCATACCTCTAGCTACACctaaatcatcttcagcaaatacatccaattcttctAATGTAAATATAGCAAACATTTTAGCTGACCATAACCCAATTCCTTTTAATTTACACACTTCATTGTATATTTCATCCACGGTCGCATTGCGATAGAATTCCAACTTAgtcaatttatcattagGATCAGCAAATACTTGACTTATATGTTGAACATATTTCACTTTCTGACGTGATAATCCAACGCTTTTTAATTGTTCCTCTGACATCTCAAGAGTCGCCTTCGCTGTCGGTATCActccatcaccaacaaacaAGTTCTTGAACTTCCCTTCAACAGATTTAGCAGAAGCGCCACTTACTTGTTGAGCAATCACCGATCGTACTAAACTATACCAATATAAATGAATACGATCATCATCAGCTTTAACCAATTTGTCATCAAATGCCTTGGATCCAAATCCCGTAAAATTCTCCTTTATGACAATAGGATACAATGAAGGGTCTCGTTCAATACAGTATTTAACGCCCTCGATAAATCCAGGTGTATGataatcaataaattcttGGGGTAGTGATAAATTCAGAGGAATTTCCAACTGCTGGTTCTGTTTCAACAACGCGTCAGTTTTATCAATAAGTTGCGATGGGTTCTTGGGAGCTTTCGGTACAGGTTTAAGTTTAGGTTTCGCCTTGGACACTCCATTTGACGTGGACTTCTTGA is a genomic window containing:
- a CDS encoding Mag1 protein (S. cerevisiae homolog MAG1 has alkylbase DNA N-glycosylase activity and has role in base-excision repair, AP site formation, DNA dealkylation involved in repair), producing the protein MGPITRSNKSGLKTAENTSQVYPLATDVPTDIKKSTSNGVSKAKPKLKPVPKAPKNPSQLIDKTDALLKQNQQLEIPSNLSLPQEFIDYHTPGFIEGVKYCIERDPSLYPIVIKENFTGFGSKAFDDKLVKADDDRIHLYWYSLVRSVIAQQVSGASAKSVEGKFKNLFVGDGVIPTAKATLEMSEEQLKSVGLSRQKVKYVQHISQVFADPNDKLTKLEFYRNATVDEIYNEVCKLKGIGLWSAKMFAIFTLEELDVFAEDDLGVARGMAKYLEQRPQVLAVAKSEVAQDEVKQAGLQKRSKFYNKSDSKRTWKPIHDVYVLHVAEKFKPFRSAFMMILWRLSSTNIDVLDKE